A genome region from Pseudomonas helmanticensis includes the following:
- a CDS encoding c-type cytochrome, whose protein sequence is MTKWLLAAGVLMPLYSAQATQDPEAVYNRVCGACHSGQLPMAPERGDQEAWTPRLAKGMGTLVQHVTQGFKAMPPRGLCMDCSAEDYQAIILWMSASKPGP, encoded by the coding sequence ATGACGAAATGGCTGCTGGCTGCCGGAGTCTTGATGCCGCTTTACAGCGCACAGGCTACACAGGATCCGGAAGCCGTGTACAACCGTGTTTGTGGTGCCTGTCATTCCGGCCAACTACCCATGGCGCCCGAAAGAGGCGATCAGGAAGCTTGGACGCCGAGGTTGGCGAAAGGTATGGGGACGCTGGTGCAACACGTGACCCAGGGTTTCAAGGCGATGCCGCCGCGTGGTTTGTGCATGGACTGCAGTGCCGAGGATTACCAAGCCATCATCCTTTGGATGAGCGCGAGTAAGCCCGGTCCATAA
- the yihA gene encoding ribosome biogenesis GTP-binding protein YihA/YsxC, translating into MQLKNPILGLCQQSTFMLSAAKVDQCPDDEGFEVAFAGRSNAGKSSALNTLTHASLARTSKTPGRTQLLNFFKLDEDRRLVDLPGYGYAKVPIPLKMHWQRHLEAYLGGRESLKGLILMMDIRHPMTDFDLLMLDWAVAAGMPMHILLTKADKLTYGAAKNTLLKVQSEIRKGWGDLVTIQLFSAPKRMGLEEAYTVLAGWMELADKGAEAAAE; encoded by the coding sequence ATGCAACTCAAGAATCCCATCCTCGGCCTGTGCCAACAGTCCACGTTCATGCTCAGTGCCGCCAAAGTCGATCAATGCCCTGACGACGAAGGCTTCGAAGTGGCGTTTGCCGGCCGTTCCAACGCCGGCAAATCCAGCGCGCTGAACACTTTGACTCACGCCAGCCTTGCGCGAACCTCGAAAACCCCGGGTCGCACACAGCTGTTGAACTTCTTCAAGCTAGACGAAGATCGTCGTCTGGTCGACCTGCCGGGCTACGGTTACGCAAAAGTACCGATCCCGCTGAAGATGCACTGGCAGCGTCACCTTGAGGCTTACCTCGGTGGCCGCGAGAGTTTGAAGGGTTTGATTTTGATGATGGACATCCGTCATCCAATGACTGACTTCGACCTGTTGATGCTCGACTGGGCCGTTGCGGCCGGCATGCCGATGCACATCCTGCTGACCAAGGCCGACAAACTCACCTACGGCGCAGCCAAGAACACTCTGCTCAAAGTGCAGTCGGAAATTCGCAAGGGTTGGGGCGACCTGGTCACCATCCAGCTCTTCTCCGCGCCAAAACGCATGGGCCTGGAAGAGGCCTACACTGTACTGGCCGGCTGGATGGAACTGGCAGACAAAGGCGCCGAGGCGGCAGCCGAGTAA